One genomic window of Bacillus mycoides includes the following:
- the ispG gene encoding flavodoxin-dependent (E)-4-hydroxy-3-methylbut-2-enyl-diphosphate synthase, translating to MTQRTKTRPVKVGNLTIGGNNELIIQSMTTTKTHDVEATVAEIKRLEEAGCQVVRVAVPDERAANAIADIKKQINIPLVADIHFDYRLALKAIEGGIDKVRINPGNIGRRHKVEAVVNAAKERGIPIRIGVNAGSLERHILEKYGYPTADGMVESALHHIKILEDLDFHDIIVSMKASDVNLAIEAYEKAARAFDYPLHLGITESGTLFAGTVKSAAGLGAILSKGIGNTLRISLSADPVEEVKVARELLKSFGLASNAATLISCPTCGRIEIDLISIANEVEEYISTLKVPIKVAVLGCAVNGPGEAREADIGIAGARGEGLLFRKGQVVRKVPEETMVEELKKEIDVIAAEMAAEREKEKEKEKQEQ from the coding sequence ATGACTCAACGTACAAAAACACGTCCAGTTAAAGTCGGTAATTTAACAATTGGCGGTAACAATGAATTAATTATACAAAGTATGACGACAACAAAAACGCATGATGTTGAGGCTACAGTTGCTGAAATTAAACGTTTAGAAGAAGCTGGCTGTCAAGTTGTTCGTGTTGCTGTTCCAGACGAACGCGCAGCAAATGCTATTGCTGATATTAAAAAACAAATCAACATTCCACTTGTTGCTGATATTCATTTTGATTATCGCCTTGCTTTAAAAGCAATCGAAGGCGGCATTGATAAAGTACGTATCAATCCAGGTAACATTGGACGTCGCCATAAAGTAGAAGCTGTTGTAAATGCAGCGAAAGAGCGTGGCATTCCAATCCGTATCGGTGTAAATGCCGGTTCATTAGAACGTCATATTTTAGAAAAGTATGGATATCCAACTGCTGATGGTATGGTCGAGAGCGCACTGCACCATATTAAAATTTTAGAGGACTTAGATTTCCACGATATTATCGTATCAATGAAAGCCTCTGATGTTAACTTAGCAATTGAAGCATACGAAAAAGCTGCTCGCGCTTTTGATTACCCATTACATTTAGGTATTACAGAATCAGGAACATTGTTTGCTGGAACTGTAAAAAGCGCCGCTGGTCTTGGAGCAATTTTAAGTAAAGGTATCGGAAATACACTTCGTATTTCTTTAAGTGCTGATCCAGTTGAAGAAGTAAAGGTTGCACGTGAACTATTAAAGTCATTTGGTCTTGCATCTAATGCCGCAACACTTATTTCTTGTCCAACTTGTGGTCGTATTGAAATCGACCTAATTAGCATTGCTAATGAAGTCGAAGAATACATCTCTACACTTAAAGTTCCAATTAAGGTTGCAGTACTCGGCTGCGCCGTAAACGGTCCTGGTGAAGCTCGTGAAGCCGACATCGGTATTGCTGGTGCACGCGGAGAAGGTTTATTATTCCGTAAAGGGCAAGTCGTTCGTAAAGTACCAGAAGAAACAATGGTAGAAGAACTGAAAAAAGAAATTGATGTAATCGCTGCTGAAATGGCTGCCGAACGAGAAAAAGAAAAAGAAAAAGAAAAACAAGAACAATAA
- the sodA gene encoding superoxide dismutase [Mn] — translation MAKHELPNLPYAYDALEPHFDKETMNIHHTKHHNTYITNLNAALEGHAELADKSVEELVANLNEVPEAIRTAVRNNGGGHANHTFFWTILSPNGGGQPVGELATAIEAKFGSFDAFKEEFAKAGATRFGSGWAWLVVNNGELEVTSTPNQDSPLTEGKTPVIGLDVWEHAYYLNYQNRRPDYIGAFWNVVDWNVAEKLYQEAK, via the coding sequence ATGGCAAAACACGAATTACCAAATTTACCTTATGCGTATGATGCTTTAGAACCTCACTTTGATAAAGAAACAATGAACATCCATCATACAAAACATCACAACACGTATATTACAAACTTAAACGCTGCTTTAGAAGGTCATGCAGAATTAGCAGACAAAAGCGTTGAAGAATTAGTTGCAAACTTAAACGAAGTACCTGAAGCAATCCGTACAGCAGTACGTAACAATGGTGGCGGACATGCTAACCATACATTCTTCTGGACAATCCTATCTCCAAACGGCGGGGGACAACCAGTAGGCGAACTTGCAACTGCGATTGAAGCGAAATTCGGTAGCTTCGATGCATTCAAAGAAGAATTCGCAAAAGCTGGCGCAACTCGCTTCGGTTCTGGTTGGGCTTGGTTAGTAGTAAACAATGGTGAGTTAGAAGTAACAAGCACTCCAAACCAAGATTCTCCTCTAACTGAAGGGAAAACTCCAGTTATCGGTTTAGATGTTTGGGAGCATGCTTACTACTTAAATTACCAAAACCGTCGTCCTGACTACATCGGTGCATTCTGGAACGTTGTAGATTGGAACGTTGCTGAAAAACTTTACCAAGAAGCAAAATAA
- the yqgB gene encoding protein YqgB, translating to MSIFTQLAKSVYSPKDMALFRFQKIGKTILYIMLLCLITTIPRTFLYGSVIQDGVNMVNKVIEKDLPDFKIENGELTADIDQPIEKEDGNALFVFDPNSTDLEKYQNKTGLFVLKDKVVSMGNGQTQTYSYNDLLGASLEKKDLQDFISLFDSIYPILLFVIGFLLYLFQLFITFVGVTLLAFIGSAMSGQRKLSYKQVWTLTAYSYTIPTIFFMIMDLFKINVPGATFIYIAVVLIVLYLTIKEVPKPKEKQEL from the coding sequence ATGTCCATTTTTACACAGCTAGCAAAAAGCGTATATTCGCCTAAAGATATGGCGCTTTTCCGTTTTCAAAAAATCGGTAAAACCATTTTGTATATTATGCTTCTTTGCCTAATCACTACTATTCCAAGAACTTTCTTGTACGGTAGCGTTATTCAAGATGGTGTTAACATGGTAAATAAAGTAATCGAAAAAGATTTACCTGATTTTAAAATTGAAAATGGTGAGCTAACAGCTGATATTGATCAACCTATCGAAAAAGAAGACGGAAATGCCCTTTTCGTATTTGATCCAAATTCAACAGACTTAGAAAAATATCAAAATAAAACAGGTTTATTTGTTTTAAAAGATAAAGTAGTCTCCATGGGGAATGGTCAAACACAAACATACTCCTATAATGACTTATTAGGCGCATCTCTTGAGAAAAAAGATTTACAAGATTTCATTTCGTTATTTGACAGTATTTATCCAATCTTATTATTCGTTATTGGGTTCTTACTGTACTTGTTCCAATTATTTATTACCTTTGTAGGAGTTACATTGCTTGCCTTCATCGGTTCTGCGATGAGCGGTCAACGCAAATTATCTTATAAACAAGTTTGGACATTAACTGCTTACAGCTACACAATTCCAACAATCTTCTTTATGATTATGGATTTATTCAAAATAAACGTACCTGGCGCAACATTCATTTACATTGCAGTTGTTTTAATCGTTCTATACTTAACAATTAAAGAAGTTCCAAAACCGAAAGAAAAACAAGAACTATAA
- a CDS encoding MFS transporter has protein sequence MKWKHVIGDVEVNRDLVLLLVIGGLYTLAISLSNTFVNIYLWKQTQNYVNLGLYNLASVVLQPLTFLVGGKLAKRIDRSILLRIGVGTLAVFFIVVLVAGKSASHYILLMGALLGVGYGFYWLAFNLLTFEITEPETRDFFNGFLGLLTSFSGMIGPIAAGYTISRMEKWSGYTVVFFLSLMLFAVAVVLSFFLSKRECEGRYEIVQVLKERQVDENWGRITRAHFFQGLREGTFIFVISVYVYLASGSELALGKYSLVNSAVSFVCYYLVARLLKKEWRKKAILLGGIILYAVVFLVIFNVTYTKLLIYAACIAVAYPILLVPYGSMTYDVIGRAKQAREWRVEYVVVRELWLNAGRICSILSFLCAVIFFPPEKSLPFLLCILGAGHFLIYFAVKNVKYDEGNVNKTSVVAQGTTQNQTEPEG, from the coding sequence ATGAAGTGGAAACATGTAATTGGTGATGTTGAAGTGAATCGGGATTTAGTATTATTGCTTGTTATAGGAGGTTTATACACGCTCGCAATTTCTTTATCGAATACGTTTGTAAACATTTATTTATGGAAGCAAACACAAAATTATGTAAATTTGGGCTTGTATAATTTGGCCAGCGTTGTATTGCAGCCTCTAACATTTCTTGTGGGAGGGAAATTAGCGAAACGTATTGATCGCTCGATTTTATTGCGAATCGGTGTAGGCACGTTAGCTGTTTTTTTTATCGTCGTTTTAGTAGCGGGAAAAAGTGCATCTCACTATATTTTACTAATGGGAGCCCTTTTAGGAGTTGGTTATGGTTTCTATTGGCTCGCTTTTAACTTGTTGACATTTGAGATTACAGAACCAGAAACAAGAGATTTTTTTAACGGTTTTCTCGGACTTCTTACATCTTTCTCTGGAATGATTGGACCGATAGCTGCAGGATATACAATTTCACGTATGGAAAAATGGAGCGGTTATACTGTCGTTTTCTTCCTCTCGTTAATGCTATTTGCGGTTGCAGTCGTTCTAAGCTTTTTTTTATCGAAGAGGGAATGTGAAGGACGCTATGAAATTGTGCAAGTATTGAAAGAGCGGCAAGTTGATGAAAACTGGGGAAGAATTACGCGTGCTCATTTCTTCCAAGGTTTGAGAGAGGGAACGTTTATTTTCGTTATTTCGGTATACGTCTATTTAGCATCTGGTAGCGAGTTAGCACTAGGGAAGTATAGTTTAGTGAATTCTGCAGTATCATTTGTATGCTATTATTTAGTTGCTCGTCTGTTAAAGAAAGAATGGCGAAAAAAAGCAATTTTACTTGGTGGCATTATTTTATATGCGGTCGTATTCTTAGTTATTTTCAATGTTACATATACGAAATTACTTATTTATGCAGCATGTATCGCGGTTGCATATCCCATTTTACTCGTTCCGTACGGATCCATGACATACGATGTAATTGGTAGAGCAAAACAGGCGAGAGAATGGCGTGTAGAATATGTAGTTGTCAGGGAATTATGGTTAAATGCCGGAAGAATTTGTTCCATTTTAAGTTTTTTATGTGCTGTCATATTCTTTCCTCCTGAAAAAAGTTTACCTTTCTTACTATGTATTTTAGGAGCTGGACATTTTCTTATTTATTTTGCAGTTAAAAATGTCAAATATGATGAGGGAAATGTGAACAAAACCAGCGTTGTAGCGCAAGGAACCACGCAGAATCAAACTGAACCAGAAGGTTAA
- a CDS encoding peptidoglycan D,D-transpeptidase FtsI family protein, with translation MSKKQKKNQTKTKTHVPFRLNVLFFCVFLMFSAVIVRLGYVQIVRGEEYKNEVEKKENSTISNPVPRGKIFDRNGEAVVDNEPIRTITFTKMKGSTAADRLETAKKLADLIEVPTDKLTDRDKKDYWLALHKEEAETKITKKDREELKTNKIDDKELDERQRNRVTEEEINQLSAKDLEILAIKSKMESGYAMTPQIVKKNATPEEYAIISENLAKLPGVDTNVDWERKYKYDDMFRSVLGGVTSSDEGLPRERLDYYLVRDYNRNDRVGKSYLEQQYEDSLHGTKAEVRNVTDKDGNILETINVSQGQRGNDLNLTIDMELQKRVEEILTKNLMRFKGSEPLLDRAFVVMMNPKNGEVLSMAGKQLVNKDGETKVEDFALGTMTSSYPMGSTVKGATVLTGYQTGAIQPGSVQLDEPIKLKGTPTKSSWKTMGYINDLTALKMSSNVYMFKTAMNIAGVPYVRGGTLDIPQKAFDTMRYYFGQFGLGVKTGIDLPNETAGQIGKGNQPGFLLDLSIGQYDTYTPLQLAQYISTIANGGYRMQPQVVKEIRQPSAKPEEVGKVVQSMEPKVLNRVDMPESQIKRVQEGFRQVFNDTGGTATKYFAGAPYKAAGKTGTAQTVYGGDKEIGRNAKGERKETYNLTLVGYAPLEDPEVAFSVVVPWVHDDKTGINGYIGREIMDAYFDLKKQALTGEAPKDEKEKKSNAQDDE, from the coding sequence ATGAGCAAGAAGCAGAAAAAGAACCAGACAAAGACAAAAACCCACGTTCCCTTTCGGTTAAACGTGTTGTTTTTTTGCGTGTTTTTAATGTTCTCCGCGGTTATTGTAAGGCTTGGATATGTACAAATTGTTCGTGGCGAGGAATATAAAAATGAAGTTGAGAAAAAAGAAAATTCAACGATAAGTAATCCTGTACCACGCGGGAAAATATTTGATCGTAATGGAGAAGCAGTCGTAGATAATGAGCCTATTCGTACAATTACATTTACAAAAATGAAGGGATCAACTGCAGCAGATCGCTTAGAAACGGCGAAAAAGTTAGCAGATTTAATTGAAGTCCCAACAGATAAGTTAACAGATCGCGATAAAAAAGATTATTGGCTTGCTTTACATAAAGAAGAAGCAGAAACAAAAATCACAAAAAAAGATCGTGAAGAGCTTAAAACAAATAAAATTGACGATAAAGAACTGGATGAACGTCAACGAAATCGTGTAACAGAAGAAGAGATTAATCAACTGTCAGCAAAAGATTTAGAAATATTGGCGATCAAAAGTAAGATGGAAAGCGGATATGCAATGACGCCGCAAATCGTTAAAAAAAATGCAACACCGGAAGAATACGCGATTATTAGTGAAAATTTAGCGAAATTACCAGGGGTAGATACAAATGTTGACTGGGAGCGAAAATATAAGTATGACGATATGTTCCGAAGTGTACTTGGTGGTGTAACTTCTTCTGATGAAGGGCTACCGAGAGAAAGATTAGATTACTATCTTGTTCGTGATTATAATCGTAATGATCGCGTAGGAAAAAGTTACCTTGAGCAACAGTACGAAGATAGTTTACACGGCACAAAAGCTGAAGTTAGAAATGTTACAGATAAAGATGGTAATATTTTAGAAACTATTAATGTGTCACAAGGACAACGAGGTAACGATCTGAATTTAACAATCGATATGGAATTACAAAAGCGTGTAGAAGAAATTCTTACAAAAAACTTAATGAGATTTAAAGGGAGCGAACCTCTTTTAGACCGTGCATTCGTTGTAATGATGAACCCGAAAAATGGTGAAGTTTTATCTATGGCGGGGAAACAATTAGTGAATAAAGACGGCGAAACGAAAGTAGAGGATTTTGCATTAGGAACGATGACGAGTTCTTATCCGATGGGTTCAACTGTAAAAGGTGCGACAGTACTTACAGGATATCAAACTGGTGCAATTCAGCCAGGATCTGTACAGTTAGATGAACCGATTAAATTAAAAGGGACACCTACGAAGTCATCTTGGAAAACGATGGGGTATATTAATGACCTTACAGCGTTAAAAATGTCTTCTAACGTTTATATGTTTAAAACAGCGATGAATATCGCTGGTGTTCCATACGTACGAGGCGGTACGTTAGATATCCCGCAAAAAGCATTTGATACTATGCGTTACTATTTTGGTCAGTTTGGGCTTGGTGTAAAAACAGGAATTGATTTGCCAAATGAAACTGCTGGTCAAATAGGTAAAGGGAATCAACCAGGTTTCTTATTAGATTTATCAATCGGACAGTATGATACGTATACACCGCTTCAATTAGCGCAATATATTTCGACGATTGCAAATGGTGGATATCGTATGCAACCTCAAGTTGTAAAGGAAATTCGTCAGCCATCGGCGAAGCCCGAGGAAGTTGGAAAAGTTGTTCAATCCATGGAACCGAAAGTATTAAATCGTGTTGATATGCCTGAATCACAAATTAAACGTGTTCAAGAAGGATTTAGACAAGTGTTTAACGATACAGGTGGTACAGCTACAAAATACTTTGCAGGTGCACCATATAAAGCAGCTGGGAAAACAGGTACAGCTCAAACTGTATATGGCGGAGATAAAGAGATTGGTAGAAATGCAAAAGGTGAGCGCAAAGAAACATATAACTTAACATTAGTAGGTTATGCGCCACTTGAAGATCCAGAAGTAGCATTTTCTGTTGTTGTGCCATGGGTACATGATGATAAAACAGGGATTAATGGATATATTGGTCGTGAAATAATGGACGCTTACTTTGATTTGAAAAAACAAGCATTAACTGGTGAAGCTCCAAAAGATGAAAAAGAGAAAAAAAGTAATGCACAAGATGATGAATAA